In the Deltaproteobacteria bacterium CG2_30_66_27 genome, GCTCCGCATCCTACACCACCGGGTCCCGCCCGAGTGCTATGGATCAGGGCAGTAGACGAAAGTAACACTAAGTGATATACTCGCACCGATGGGAAGAGTATTCAAAACGCGCCATTTCTTGCGCTGGATGCGCAAGACAGATCTGTGCGATTCCGCGCTCTGTCAAGCCGTCGTCGAAATAAAACAGGGACTGATCGATGCGGATCTTGGAGGCGGGATCCTAAAGAAACGGCTGGCGTTGCCCGGCCGAGGCAAAAGCGGCGGGGCGCGGACTTTGGTCGCCACAAACAGGGGAAACCGTTGGATCTTCCTCTTCGGTTTCGAGAAAAACGACCGAGCCAATGTGACAACCAAGGAATTGGAGGCACTGCAAAAGATCGCCTCCGACCTCCTGAAATTGACACCGAAGGACCTTGACGCTCTCGTGGCGCAAGGGGAGTTACAGGAGATTTGCCATGACGACCAGACGTAAAGCCGCAAGCCGGATTCTGGAGGCGGTTCACGAAACCGCCGGCGGGCTCCACCAAGCAGGGTTCATCGACAAACGCCGGATGCGCGAGTACGACGCCCTGTGCCTTGCCCCGGTGCCCGACTATTCGAGCAAGAAAATTCGCGCCTTGCGGGAACGCCACAAATTGAGCCAAGCCGTGCTGGCATCGGTGCTGAACACCAGCCTATCGACGATCCGTCAGTGGGAGATCGGAGAAAAACATCCCAGCGGCCCGTCACTCAAGTTGCTCGACCTGCTCGACCGCAAGGGGCTTGAGACACTGATCTGAGAGGTGGACCCAGGTCTGCCCCTGTCCAGCGTTTTTGGGGGTTTGCAGCGGGGCGGGGGTAGCTCAGTGCACGGACTTGGAGGGAGGGAAGGGGAGGGGGGGTAGTTCTGTGAACGTCCCGGTTCTGGGGTTTTCCGGGCCACCGTGGAACTCGTACATGGGGTGGTAGCCTTTCACGAGGGCGTCCAGCTTCTCGACGACGCCCAGGCGGTCGCCGGCCTTCGCGGCCACGATCAGCTCCTCGAGCCGGGCCCCCCATTCGTTGGCTATCTTCTCGTTGCCGATCAGCTTCATCACCTTCGGGTGGGCGGTGCCGCTCACGTCCTCGCCCTCGACGATCAGCTCCTCGTGCAGCTTCTCGCCCGGGCGCAGGCCCGTGAACACGATCTCGGCGTCCACGCCCTCCTCCTTCCCGCTCAAGCGGGACACGTGGACGGTGCCTGCCAGCGGCAGGTGGATGTTGCCCGATCCGTCGACCC is a window encoding:
- a CDS encoding transcriptional regulator; its protein translation is MTTRRKAASRILEAVHETAGGLHQAGFIDKRRMREYDALCLAPVPDYSSKKIRALRERHKLSQAVLASVLNTSLSTIRQWEIGEKHPSGPSLKLLDLLDRKGLETLI